A single Streptomyces mirabilis DNA region contains:
- a CDS encoding site-2 protease family protein — protein sequence MDESGGSGQPRSGTDEATERHGEQRAPSAADATRPGPEGSEHPTGPTPPTTPGTPEAAPSPDGPHDPTDSAREAATQGDSSSGAEDGAEVPVDSSHRAEAPAGPGSPSDSSDEADARHGSSAGGHPHTEPEHPRTLAHSGTGTGTGKTQPPRRGREPGGGLLMGRPFGVPVYVAPSWFLVAALITWVFGGQLDRVLPELGALRYLVSLFFAVAFYASVLVHELAHTVAALRFKLPVRRIQLQFFGGVSEIEKEAETPGREFVLSFVGPLLSLVLSGLFYLAMLAVEPGTVPGVLLAGLMISNLIVAGFNLLPGLPLDGGRMLRAVVWKITGKPMSGTIAAAWVGRALAVSVLIGLPLLTQSGALGATQDNIGGMDTVTDALLAAILAAIIWTGAGNSLRMARLREHLPELRARSLTRRAVPVETSTPLSEALRRANDAGARALVVVDANGEPLSLVREAAIVGVPEHRRPWVAVSGLAQDLTDGMRVSAELAGEALLDTLRATPATEYLVVEDSGEIYGVLSAADVERAFVKAMARPS from the coding sequence GTGGACGAGAGCGGCGGGAGCGGGCAGCCGCGGTCCGGCACCGACGAAGCGACCGAGCGCCACGGGGAGCAGCGGGCCCCCTCGGCCGCGGATGCCACGCGTCCCGGACCGGAGGGCTCCGAGCACCCCACCGGGCCGACACCACCCACGACCCCGGGCACCCCCGAGGCCGCCCCGTCCCCCGACGGCCCCCACGACCCCACCGACTCCGCCCGCGAGGCCGCGACGCAGGGCGACTCCTCGAGCGGGGCCGAGGACGGGGCCGAGGTGCCCGTCGATTCCTCCCACCGGGCCGAGGCACCCGCCGGTCCCGGTTCCCCTTCCGATTCCTCTGACGAGGCCGACGCGCGTCACGGCTCCTCCGCCGGAGGCCACCCGCACACCGAGCCCGAACACCCCCGAACCCTGGCCCACTCCGGAACCGGCACCGGTACCGGCAAGACGCAGCCCCCGCGACGCGGCCGGGAGCCCGGTGGCGGGCTGCTGATGGGGCGGCCGTTCGGTGTGCCCGTGTACGTGGCGCCCAGCTGGTTCCTCGTGGCCGCGCTGATCACCTGGGTGTTCGGCGGCCAGCTCGACCGCGTGCTGCCCGAACTCGGCGCCCTGCGCTACCTCGTGTCCCTCTTCTTCGCGGTCGCCTTCTACGCCTCCGTCCTCGTCCACGAGCTGGCCCACACGGTCGCCGCCCTGCGCTTCAAACTGCCGGTGCGCCGGATCCAGCTGCAGTTCTTCGGCGGCGTCTCGGAGATCGAGAAGGAGGCCGAGACCCCGGGCCGGGAGTTCGTACTGTCCTTCGTCGGACCACTGCTCTCCCTCGTCCTCTCGGGCCTCTTCTACCTCGCCATGCTGGCCGTCGAGCCCGGCACGGTCCCCGGCGTGCTGCTGGCCGGCCTGATGATCTCCAACCTGATCGTGGCCGGCTTCAACCTGCTCCCCGGTCTGCCCCTGGACGGCGGCCGTATGCTCCGCGCGGTCGTCTGGAAGATCACCGGCAAGCCGATGAGCGGCACGATCGCCGCCGCCTGGGTCGGCCGCGCCCTCGCCGTCTCCGTACTGATCGGCCTGCCCCTGCTCACCCAGTCCGGAGCGCTCGGCGCCACCCAGGACAACATCGGCGGCATGGACACCGTCACCGACGCCCTGCTCGCCGCGATCCTCGCCGCGATCATCTGGACCGGCGCCGGCAACAGCCTCCGCATGGCCCGTCTGCGCGAACACCTGCCCGAGCTGCGCGCCCGCTCACTCACCCGGCGCGCGGTCCCGGTCGAGACCAGCACCCCGCTCTCGGAGGCGCTGCGCCGCGCCAACGACGCAGGCGCCCGTGCGCTGGTCGTCGTCGACGCCAACGGCGAACCGCTCTCCCTCGTCCGCGAGGCCGCCATCGTCGGCGTACCGGAGCACCGCCGCCCCTGGGTCGCCGTCAGCGGCCTCGCCCAGGACCTCACCGACGGCATGCGCGTCTCCGCGGAACTCGCCGGCGAGGCCCTCCTGGACACTCTCCGTGCCACCCCGGCGACCGAGTACCTGGTGGTGGAGGACTCGGGCGAGATCTACGGAGTCCTGTCGGCGGCGGACGTCGAGCGAGCCTTCGTCAAGGCGATGGCCCGCCCGTCCTGA
- a CDS encoding tRNA (adenine-N1)-methyltransferase, producing MSEPTGAARRRGPFKVGDQVQLTDPKGRHYTFTLEAGKNFHTHKGSFPHDELIGAPEGSVVRTTGNVAYLALRPLLPDYVLSMPRGAAVVYPKDAGQILAFADIFPGARVVEAGVGSGSLSSFLLRAIGDQGMLHSYERREDFAEIAQQNVERYFGGPHPAWQLTVGDLQDNLSDTDVDRVILDMLAPWECLEAVSKALVPGGILCCYVATTTQLARTVESIREIGSFNEPSAWESMIRNWHVEGLAVRPDHRMIGHTGFLLTARRLADGVEPPMRRRRPAKGAYGDDYTGPNADGGSGR from the coding sequence ATGTCCGAACCGACCGGTGCCGCCCGCAGGCGCGGGCCCTTCAAGGTCGGGGACCAGGTTCAGCTGACCGACCCCAAGGGCCGCCACTACACGTTCACGCTCGAGGCCGGGAAGAACTTCCACACCCACAAGGGTTCCTTCCCCCACGACGAGCTGATCGGCGCTCCCGAGGGCAGCGTTGTCCGCACCACGGGGAACGTCGCCTATCTCGCGCTGCGCCCCCTGCTCCCCGACTACGTCCTGTCCATGCCCCGCGGCGCTGCCGTGGTCTACCCCAAGGACGCGGGGCAGATCCTGGCCTTCGCCGACATCTTCCCCGGCGCGCGCGTCGTGGAAGCGGGCGTGGGCTCCGGCTCGCTCAGCAGCTTCCTGCTGCGCGCCATCGGCGACCAGGGCATGCTCCACTCCTACGAGCGCCGCGAGGACTTCGCGGAGATCGCCCAGCAGAACGTGGAGCGCTACTTCGGCGGCCCGCACCCCGCCTGGCAGCTCACCGTCGGCGACCTCCAGGACAATCTGTCCGACACCGACGTCGACCGTGTCATCCTCGACATGCTCGCCCCCTGGGAGTGCCTGGAGGCCGTCTCCAAGGCGCTCGTCCCCGGCGGCATCCTGTGCTGCTACGTCGCCACCACCACCCAGCTCGCGCGGACCGTCGAGTCCATCCGCGAGATCGGCTCCTTCAACGAGCCGTCCGCGTGGGAGTCGATGATCCGCAACTGGCACGTCGAGGGCCTGGCGGTCCGCCCGGACCACCGGATGATCGGCCACACCGGCTTCCTGCTCACCGCCCGCCGCCTCGCGGACGGTGTCGAGCCGCCCATGCGTCGCCGCCGCCCGGCCAAGGGCGCATACGGCGACGACTACACCGGTCCGAACGCCGACGGCGGCTCAGGCCGCTGA
- a CDS encoding ferredoxin, with protein sequence MTVQQEAPGGGEALEVWIDQDLCTGDGICAQYAPEVFELDIDGLAYVKSADDELLQAPGATTPVPLTLLRDVADSAKECPGDCIHVRRVSDRVEVYGPDAE encoded by the coding sequence ATGACCGTGCAGCAGGAGGCCCCAGGCGGCGGCGAGGCACTCGAGGTCTGGATCGACCAGGATCTCTGCACCGGAGACGGCATCTGCGCCCAGTACGCGCCGGAGGTCTTCGAGCTGGACATCGACGGCCTGGCCTATGTGAAGAGCGCCGACGACGAGCTCCTGCAGGCCCCGGGCGCCACAACGCCCGTACCGCTGACGCTTCTGCGGGATGTCGCCGACTCCGCGAAGGAGTGCCCGGGCGACTGCATCCACGTACGTCGAGTTTCGGACAGGGTCGAGGTCTACGGCCCCGACGCGGAGTGA
- the arc gene encoding proteasome ATPase: MAAHDDDMNRGIRPGRGSDDPAGQVAYLEQEIAVLRRKLADSPRHTRILEERIVELQTNLAGVSAQNERLANTLREARDQIVALKEEVDRLAQPPAGFGVFLVANEDGTADIFTGGRKLRVNVSPSVELEELRRGQEVMLNEALNVVEAMEYESVGDIVTLKEILEDGERALVVGHTDEERVVRLAEPLLDVTIRPGDALLLEPRSGYVYEVVPKSEVEELVLEEVPDIGYEQIGGLGNQIELIRDAVELPYLYPDLFKEHELRPPKGVLLYGPPGCGKTLIAKAVANSLAKKVAEVTGQATGKSFFLNIKGPELLNKYVGETERQIRLVFQRAREKASEGTPVIVFFDEMESLFRTRGSGVSSDVENTIVPQLLAEIDGVEGLENVVVIGASNREDMIDPAILRPGRLDVKIKIERPDAEAAKDIFAKYLTQRLPLHSDDLGEHGGDRAATVHGMIQTAVEQMYAESEENRFLEVTYANGDKEVLYFKDFNSGAMIENIVGRAKKAAIKAFLEQNQKGLRVSHLLQACVDEFKENEDLPNTTNPDDWARISGKKGERIVYIRTLVTGKQGADTGRSIDTVANTGQYL, translated from the coding sequence GTGGCAGCCCACGACGACGACATGAACCGCGGCATCCGCCCGGGACGAGGGTCCGATGACCCTGCCGGGCAGGTTGCCTACCTTGAGCAGGAGATCGCCGTCCTGCGACGCAAGCTCGCCGACTCTCCGCGGCACACGAGGATTCTCGAAGAGCGGATCGTCGAGCTGCAGACCAACCTGGCCGGCGTGTCCGCACAGAACGAGCGGCTCGCCAACACGCTCCGTGAGGCCCGCGACCAGATCGTGGCCCTCAAGGAAGAGGTCGACCGGCTGGCACAGCCACCGGCCGGTTTCGGTGTCTTCCTCGTGGCGAACGAGGACGGCACGGCGGACATCTTCACCGGGGGCCGCAAGCTCCGGGTGAACGTCAGCCCCAGCGTGGAGCTCGAAGAGCTCAGGCGCGGCCAGGAAGTGATGCTCAACGAAGCCCTCAACGTGGTCGAGGCCATGGAGTACGAGAGCGTCGGCGACATCGTCACCCTCAAGGAGATCCTCGAGGACGGCGAACGCGCCCTCGTGGTGGGGCACACCGACGAGGAACGGGTGGTACGGCTCGCCGAGCCGCTGCTGGACGTCACCATCCGTCCCGGCGACGCTCTGCTTCTCGAACCCCGTTCCGGCTATGTCTACGAAGTTGTCCCCAAGAGCGAGGTCGAGGAGCTCGTCCTCGAAGAGGTCCCGGACATCGGCTACGAGCAGATCGGCGGCCTGGGAAACCAGATCGAACTGATCCGCGACGCGGTCGAGCTCCCTTACCTCTACCCCGACCTCTTCAAGGAGCACGAACTGCGGCCGCCCAAGGGTGTGCTGCTCTACGGGCCTCCTGGATGCGGCAAGACGCTCATCGCCAAGGCGGTCGCCAACTCGCTGGCCAAGAAGGTCGCCGAGGTCACCGGCCAGGCCACCGGCAAGAGCTTCTTCCTGAACATCAAGGGCCCCGAGCTCCTGAACAAGTACGTCGGCGAGACCGAGCGGCAGATCCGCCTCGTCTTCCAGCGTGCTCGTGAGAAGGCCAGCGAGGGCACCCCCGTCATCGTCTTCTTCGACGAGATGGAGTCCCTCTTCCGCACCCGTGGATCGGGCGTCAGCTCGGACGTGGAGAACACCATCGTCCCCCAGCTGCTCGCCGAGATCGACGGCGTGGAAGGCCTGGAGAACGTGGTCGTGATCGGCGCCTCGAACCGCGAGGACATGATCGACCCCGCGATCCTGCGCCCCGGACGACTCGATGTGAAGATCAAGATCGAGCGCCCGGACGCCGAGGCCGCCAAGGACATCTTCGCCAAGTACCTCACACAACGCCTACCGCTGCACTCCGACGACCTCGGTGAGCACGGCGGGGACCGGGCGGCCACCGTCCACGGCATGATCCAGACCGCCGTGGAGCAGATGTACGCCGAATCCGAGGAGAACCGCTTCCTCGAGGTCACCTACGCCAACGGCGACAAGGAAGTCCTGTACTTCAAGGACTTCAATTCCGGCGCCATGATCGAGAACATCGTCGGCCGCGCCAAGAAGGCAGCGATCAAGGCCTTCCTCGAGCAGAACCAGAAGGGCCTTCGGGTCTCCCACCTCCTCCAGGCGTGCGTGGACGAGTTCAAGGAGAACGAGGACCTCCCGAACACCACCAACCCGGACGACTGGGCCCGAATCTCCGGAAAGAAGGGCGAACGGATCGTTTACATCCGTACGCTCGTCACTGGAAAGCAGGGCGCGGACACCGGACGCTCCATCGACACGGTGGCGAACACCGGGCAGTACCTGTAA
- the dop gene encoding depupylase/deamidase Dop, with amino-acid sequence MTVRRVMGIETEYGISVPGHPNANAMLTSSQIVNAYAAAMHRARRARWDFEEENPLRDARGFDLAREAADSSQLTDEDIGLANVILTNGARLYVDHAHPEYSAPEVTNPWDAVLWDKAGERIMAEAAERAAQLPGAQPIHLYKNNTDNKGASYGTHENYLMKRETPFSDIVRHLTPFFVSRQVVTGAGRVGIGQDGHEHGFQLSQRADYFEVEVGLETTLKRPIINTRDEPHADAEKYRRLHVIIGDANLSEISTYLKLGTTALVLSMIEDGFIAVDLAVDQPVRTLHQVSHDPTLKRLVTLRSGRTLTAVQLQMEYFELSRKYVEERFGADADDQTKDVLARWEDTLNRLENDPMSLSGELDWVAKRELMEGYRRRDGLDWDAARLHLVDLQYADVRAEKGLYNRLAARGKMKRLLDERDVERARTKPPEDTRAYFRGRCLEQYADDVAAASWDSVIFDLPGRDSLQRVPTLEPLRGTRNHVKELLDRCRTAEDLVRVLSGG; translated from the coding sequence ATGACCGTACGGCGAGTAATGGGCATCGAGACGGAGTACGGGATCTCCGTCCCCGGCCACCCCAACGCCAATGCCATGCTCACCTCGTCCCAGATCGTCAACGCGTACGCGGCGGCGATGCACCGGGCGCGCCGCGCCCGCTGGGATTTCGAGGAGGAGAACCCGCTGCGGGACGCGCGAGGCTTCGACCTCGCCCGCGAGGCCGCCGACTCCAGCCAGCTCACCGACGAGGACATCGGCCTGGCCAATGTCATCCTCACCAATGGCGCACGGCTGTACGTGGACCACGCACACCCGGAGTACAGCGCTCCCGAGGTCACCAACCCGTGGGACGCCGTCCTGTGGGACAAGGCCGGCGAGCGCATCATGGCGGAGGCCGCGGAGCGCGCGGCCCAGCTCCCCGGCGCCCAGCCGATCCACCTCTACAAGAACAACACCGACAACAAGGGCGCCTCGTACGGCACGCACGAGAACTACCTGATGAAGCGGGAGACCCCCTTCTCGGACATCGTGCGCCACCTCACGCCGTTCTTCGTCTCACGCCAGGTCGTCACCGGAGCGGGCCGCGTCGGTATCGGCCAGGACGGGCACGAGCACGGCTTCCAGCTCAGTCAGCGCGCGGACTACTTCGAGGTCGAGGTGGGCCTCGAGACCACGCTCAAGCGCCCCATCATCAACACGCGCGACGAGCCGCACGCGGACGCCGAGAAGTACCGCAGGCTGCACGTGATCATCGGTGACGCGAACCTGTCGGAGATCTCGACCTATCTCAAGCTGGGCACGACCGCCCTGGTCCTGTCCATGATCGAGGACGGCTTCATCGCCGTCGACCTCGCCGTCGACCAGCCGGTGCGCACGCTGCACCAGGTCTCGCACGACCCCACGCTGAAGCGGCTCGTCACGCTGCGCAGCGGACGCACGCTGACCGCGGTGCAGCTCCAGATGGAGTACTTCGAGCTGTCGCGCAAATACGTGGAGGAACGGTTCGGGGCGGACGCCGACGACCAGACCAAGGACGTCCTGGCCCGCTGGGAGGACACCCTCAACCGCCTGGAGAACGACCCGATGAGCCTCTCGGGGGAGCTCGACTGGGTGGCCAAGCGGGAGCTCATGGAGGGCTACCGGCGCCGTGACGGCCTCGACTGGGACGCGGCACGGCTGCACCTGGTCGACCTCCAGTACGCCGACGTACGGGCCGAGAAGGGCCTGTACAACCGTCTGGCGGCGCGCGGCAAGATGAAGCGGCTCCTAGACGAGCGGGACGTCGAGCGGGCCCGTACGAAGCCGCCGGAGGACACCCGTGCGTACTTCCGCGGGCGCTGTCTGGAGCAGTACGCGGACGATGTGGCGGCGGCCTCCTGGGACTCGGTGATCTTCGATCTGCCGGGCCGGGACTCGCTCCAGCGCGTCCCAACCCTGGAGCCGCTTCGCGGAACGCGTAATCACGTCAAGGAGCTCCTAGACCGCTGCCGCACGGCGGAGGACCTGGTCAGGGTCCTGTCAGGCGGCTGA
- a CDS encoding ubiquitin-like protein Pup, producing the protein MATKDTGGGQQKATRSTEEVEEQAQDAQVSDDLKERQEKLSDDVDSVLDEIDDVLEENAEDFVRSFVQKGGQ; encoded by the coding sequence ATGGCGACCAAGGACACCGGCGGCGGACAGCAGAAGGCGACGCGTTCCACCGAGGAGGTCGAGGAGCAGGCGCAGGACGCGCAGGTATCGGACGACCTCAAGGAACGCCAGGAAAAGCTGAGCGACGACGTCGACTCGGTTCTGGACGAGATCGACGATGTCTTGGAAGAGAACGCCGAGGACTTCGTGCGCTCCTTCGTTCAGAAGGGTGGCCAGTAG
- the prcB gene encoding proteasome subunit beta, whose amino-acid sequence MEANTRSTGRLPAAFLTPGSSSFMDFLSEHQPEMLPGKRQLPPVQGVIEAPHGTTIVAVTFPGGVVLAGDRRATMGNMIAQRDIEKVFPADEYSAVGIAGTAGLAVEMVKLFQLELEHFEKVEGTTLSLEGKANRLSTMIRSNLGMAMQGLAVVPLFAGYDVDRDKGRIFSYDVTGGRSEEHGYASTGSGSIFARGAMKKLYRDDLTEEQATTLVIQALYDAADDDSATGGPDVARRIYPIVTVITEDGFRRLTDDESSEIARAILERRLEQPDGPRAALL is encoded by the coding sequence GTGGAAGCCAACACTCGTAGCACCGGGCGTCTACCGGCTGCCTTCCTGACGCCCGGGTCGTCGTCCTTCATGGACTTCCTGTCCGAGCACCAGCCGGAGATGCTGCCGGGCAAGCGGCAGCTGCCGCCCGTCCAGGGCGTGATCGAGGCCCCGCACGGCACGACCATCGTCGCCGTCACGTTCCCCGGCGGAGTGGTCCTCGCCGGCGACCGCCGGGCCACCATGGGCAACATGATCGCTCAGCGCGACATCGAGAAGGTCTTCCCGGCCGACGAGTACTCGGCGGTGGGCATCGCCGGTACGGCCGGTCTGGCCGTCGAGATGGTCAAGCTGTTCCAGCTGGAGCTGGAGCACTTCGAGAAGGTGGAGGGCACCACCCTCTCCCTGGAGGGCAAGGCGAACCGGCTCTCCACCATGATCCGTTCCAACCTCGGCATGGCCATGCAGGGCCTCGCCGTGGTCCCTCTCTTCGCGGGTTACGACGTGGACCGCGACAAGGGCCGCATCTTCTCCTACGACGTCACCGGCGGCCGCTCCGAGGAGCACGGCTACGCCTCCACCGGCTCCGGCTCGATCTTCGCGCGCGGTGCCATGAAGAAGCTCTACCGCGACGACCTGACCGAAGAGCAGGCCACGACCCTCGTCATCCAGGCGTTGTACGACGCGGCCGACGACGACTCGGCGACCGGCGGTCCCGACGTCGCCCGCCGGATCTACCCGATCGTCACCGTGATCACCGAGGACGGCTTCCGCAGGCTCACCGACGACGAGTCCTCCGAGATCGCCCGCGCGATCCTGGAGCGGCGTCTGGAGCAGCCGGACGGTCCGCGGGCCGCGCTGCTCTGA
- the prcA gene encoding proteasome subunit alpha, whose translation MSTPFYVSPQQAMADRAEYARKGIARGRSLVVLQYADGIVFVGENPSRALHKFSEIYDRIGFAAAGKYNEYENLRIGGVRYADLRGYTYDRDDVTARGLANVYAQTLGTIFSSAAEKPYEVELVVAEVGETPEGDQIYRLPHDGSIVDEHGSVAVGGNAEQISSYLDQRHQDGMSLAEALKLAVQSLSREPNGGEREIPAERLEVAVLDRTRPQQRKFRRIVGRQLGRLLEEGGAETATEAEDAEDEE comes from the coding sequence GTGTCGACGCCGTTCTATGTCTCACCCCAGCAGGCCATGGCCGACCGGGCGGAGTACGCCCGTAAGGGCATCGCCCGCGGTCGCAGCCTCGTTGTGCTGCAGTACGCCGACGGCATTGTGTTCGTCGGCGAGAACCCGTCCCGTGCGCTGCACAAGTTCAGCGAGATCTACGACCGGATCGGCTTCGCGGCCGCCGGCAAATACAACGAATACGAGAATCTGCGGATCGGTGGTGTGCGCTACGCCGATCTTCGGGGTTACACCTATGACCGTGATGATGTGACCGCTCGGGGTCTGGCGAATGTGTACGCGCAGACGCTGGGCACGATCTTCTCCTCGGCCGCCGAGAAGCCGTACGAGGTGGAGCTCGTTGTCGCCGAGGTGGGGGAGACCCCCGAAGGCGACCAGATCTATCGGCTGCCGCACGACGGGTCCATCGTGGACGAACACGGGTCCGTCGCGGTGGGTGGCAATGCCGAGCAGATCAGCAGCTATCTGGACCAGCGCCACCAGGACGGGATGTCGCTGGCGGAGGCGCTGAAGCTGGCCGTGCAGTCGCTGTCGCGGGAGCCGAACGGGGGCGAGCGGGAGATCCCCGCGGAGCGCCTGGAGGTCGCGGTCCTGGACCGTACGCGTCCGCAGCAGCGCAAGTTCAGGCGGATCGTCGGGCGTCAGCTGGGCCGGCTGCTGGAGGAGGGCGGCGCGGAGACCGCCACGGAGGCCGAGGACGCCGAAGACGAGGAGTGA
- a CDS encoding LacI family DNA-binding transcriptional regulator has product MARGSTRPTSRDVAQAAGVSQAAVSLVLGDKWRGRVSETTAERVREAAQELGYRPNLAARNLRLGRTRTVLLVVPALTTEFFAGVYTGAARVAADHGFGVVLYPSPEGIGPARDPFGSAAAALDGVIASSMAADALTAIRGDQLPLVMLDSDPEGSLGAATVNLDIKDGVRQVAEHLLSLGHRRFLHLAADIPSWTFEVRARELAERLSEVPGTDLRTTRAPISFEDALAVAETALAAPGPRPTALVCDDDKLAAGAYKAARRLGLRIPEDLSITGLDDLALAQAIDPELTTVRLDAERFGERGMEALLAVLDGRTPPVGDIPVHLVVRGSTAPPRSP; this is encoded by the coding sequence GTGGCACGAGGTAGCACCCGCCCGACGAGCCGTGACGTCGCCCAGGCCGCCGGGGTGTCCCAGGCCGCCGTCTCCCTGGTGCTGGGCGACAAGTGGCGCGGCCGGGTCTCCGAGACGACCGCGGAACGCGTCCGCGAGGCCGCCCAGGAGCTCGGCTACCGCCCGAACCTGGCCGCGCGCAACCTCCGCCTGGGCCGCACCCGTACGGTCCTCCTGGTGGTCCCCGCGCTGACCACCGAGTTCTTCGCGGGCGTCTACACCGGCGCGGCCCGCGTCGCGGCGGACCACGGCTTCGGCGTGGTCCTGTACCCCTCCCCCGAGGGCATCGGCCCCGCCCGTGACCCGTTCGGCTCCGCGGCGGCCGCCCTGGACGGTGTCATCGCCTCCTCCATGGCCGCGGACGCCCTGACCGCCATCCGGGGTGACCAGCTCCCCCTGGTGATGCTCGACAGCGACCCGGAGGGCAGCCTCGGCGCGGCGACCGTCAATCTCGACATCAAGGACGGCGTACGACAGGTGGCCGAGCACCTCCTGTCCCTGGGCCACCGCCGTTTCCTCCATCTGGCGGCGGACATCCCGTCCTGGACCTTCGAGGTACGCGCCCGGGAACTGGCCGAGCGCCTGTCCGAGGTCCCCGGTACCGACCTCCGCACGACCCGAGCCCCGATCTCCTTCGAGGACGCCCTGGCCGTCGCGGAGACGGCGCTCGCCGCCCCCGGCCCCCGCCCCACCGCCCTGGTCTGCGACGACGACAAACTGGCGGCAGGCGCCTACAAGGCGGCACGCCGCCTGGGCCTGCGCATCCCCGAGGACCTCTCCATCACAGGCCTGGACGACCTGGCACTGGCCCAGGCCATCGACCCGGAGCTCACCACCGTCCGCCTGGACGCGGAACGCTTCGGCGAACGCGGCATGGAAGCCCTCCTGGCCGTCCTGGACGGCCGAACACCCCCCGTGGGCGACATCCCGGTACACCTGGTCGTACGAGGCTCCACAGCCCCACCACGCTCCCCGTAG
- a CDS encoding MFS transporter → MAAGYLEILRARHAARLLAGTLTGRLPNATAAIAVVLFVRAQGGTYSLAGALAAVYGVGNAVGQPLLGRLVDLYGQPRVQLPASLVSALGMGVFAFSGTDPLPVAYLSMVVAGLFTPPLEGGLRALWPSVLRREEQVHTAYAMDAVAQEVMFTVGPLLLTLCASLWSARAALLILNVVGVLGALSVVLSPPSRAWRSAPREAHWLGALRSPGLLALLGAFLFVGIALGSITVAAVSYADDHGGDAVYGWLMAAVGLGALVGGTAYGARRWSGAPERRLRGLVALLAVCYLPLVLMPGAVAMTALAALAGVFLAPCIACAFIIVDRHAPRGTVTEAFSWLVTTFTVGASVGTGLAGPVVEWGGAVWGFALPGAAGAAALVVLLATGRVLAATGDGAVVAVSSENDPNRAVEPRFSSGDRA, encoded by the coding sequence ATGGCCGCGGGATACCTGGAGATCCTCAGGGCGAGGCACGCCGCACGGCTGCTCGCCGGCACGCTCACCGGGCGGCTGCCGAACGCCACCGCCGCCATCGCCGTCGTGCTCTTCGTGCGGGCGCAGGGCGGGACGTACAGCCTGGCCGGTGCGCTCGCCGCCGTGTACGGGGTGGGCAACGCCGTGGGGCAGCCGCTGCTCGGGCGGCTCGTGGATCTGTACGGGCAGCCCCGCGTCCAGCTGCCGGCCTCGCTCGTCTCGGCCCTCGGGATGGGCGTCTTCGCCTTCTCGGGCACCGACCCGCTGCCGGTGGCGTATCTCTCGATGGTCGTCGCCGGGCTCTTCACGCCGCCTCTGGAGGGCGGTCTGCGGGCGTTGTGGCCCTCCGTGCTGCGCCGGGAGGAGCAGGTGCACACCGCGTACGCGATGGACGCCGTGGCGCAGGAAGTCATGTTCACCGTCGGACCCTTGCTCCTGACCCTGTGCGCTTCGCTCTGGTCCGCCCGGGCGGCGCTGCTGATCCTGAACGTCGTCGGGGTACTGGGCGCCCTCTCCGTGGTCCTCTCGCCGCCCTCGCGCGCGTGGCGTTCGGCACCGCGCGAGGCGCACTGGCTCGGCGCGTTGCGCTCACCCGGGCTGCTGGCGCTGCTCGGCGCGTTCCTGTTCGTGGGGATCGCGCTCGGCTCGATCACGGTCGCCGCGGTGTCGTACGCCGACGACCACGGCGGCGACGCGGTCTACGGCTGGCTGATGGCGGCCGTGGGGCTCGGGGCCCTCGTCGGTGGGACGGCGTACGGGGCGCGGCGGTGGAGCGGCGCGCCCGAGCGGCGACTGCGGGGGCTGGTCGCCCTTCTGGCGGTGTGTTACCTGCCACTCGTGCTGATGCCGGGCGCGGTCGCGATGACGGCCCTCGCGGCGCTCGCCGGGGTCTTCCTGGCCCCCTGCATCGCCTGCGCTTTCATCATCGTCGACCGGCACGCGCCGAGGGGCACCGTCACCGAGGCGTTCTCCTGGCTTGTGACGACGTTCACCGTGGGAGCGTCGGTCGGAACGGGCCTGGCGGGCCCGGTCGTCGAGTGGGGCGGGGCGGTGTGGGGCTTCGCCCTGCCGGGTGCCGCGGGTGCCGCCGCGCTGGTGGTTCTGCTGGCCACGGGGCGGGTCCTCGCAGCTACCGGGGACGGTGCGGTCGTTGCGGTCTCATCGGAAAATGATCCAAACCGTGCCGTCGAACCCCGTTTCAGCTCGGGGGATCGGGCGTAA